The following is a genomic window from Adhaeribacter radiodurans.
TTTAACGGCAGTTATCGCCGGGAAATATTAGATGCTTATCTGTTTTTTGAACTGGCGGAAGTCCGGCAACTGACAGAAAATTGGCTAGAAGAATATAATACCCGTAGGCCGCATGAAGCTTTAGGAAATCTGACCCCAAGGGAATGGCTCTTGAAAAAAGAAGTGGAAATATGGAAAACTTATCCCTGAACTCAAAATCAGCCCACCAAGTTTACCACATTACCACTTCCTAGTAATAGTAATAATAATGAGAATGGTCTCATTCAAACTGTCCCAAAAATGGGGTACTTACATTGGCACTTTCGACTATAACTTGATTCCTGAATTGGGTAACTTGTAACTTCTTGCAACTTTTAATAAGCAAAACCTGTAACTTGCAACCTGTAACTTGCAACTTACTTATGAAATTCGGCACAAAAACGATACATGCAGGGGTATTCCCCGATCCAAGTACCGGCGCCATCATGACGCCCATTTATCAAACCTCTACCTACGTACAAAGATCGCCTGGCGACCATAAAGGTTATGAATATTCGCGTACCCACAACCCTACCCGTACGCAGTTACAAAATGCATTAGCGGCTCTGGAAAATGGTAAACATGGTTTGTGTTTTGCTTCTGGTATGGCCGCCATTGATGCTCTGATTAAATTATTTAGTCCCGGCGACGAAGTAATTGCTACCAACGATTTGTACGGCGGCAGCTACCGCATATTTACCAAGATATTTCAGAATTACGGCATCAAGTTTCATTTTATTTCCATGAGTGAGGCCGGCAATATTGAAAAGTACATAAACGAAAAAACCAGGTTAATCTGGGTAGAAACCCCAACCAATCCGCTATTAAATATTATTGATATTAAGGCGGCGGCTCAAATTGCCAAGAAACACAACATTTTACTGGGCGTGGATAATACCTTTGCTACTCCTTACCTGCAAACACCTCTGGATTTGGGAGCTGATTTAGTAATGCACTCGCTTACCAAGTACATGGGGGGGCACTCAGATGTAGTAATGGGCGCTTTAATTGTAAACGACGACGATCTGGCGCAACGTCTCACCTTTATTCAAAATGCGTCTGGTGGCACACCCGGTCCGCAAGATTGCTTTTTATTATTGCGCGGATTAAAAACCTTGCACGTACGCATGCAACGCCATTGCGAAAACGGACGGGCCGTGGCAGAATATTTAAAAAATCATCCTAAAGTTGAAAAAGTTTATTGGCCAGGGTTCGAAGATCATAATAATCACAATGTAGCCCGGCAGCAAATGCGCGACTTTGGCGGCATGATCTCGTTCGTACTAAAAGGCGATAACATGCAGGACGCTATCCAAACCTTAGAGAAATTTCATTATTTTGCTTTGGCCGAATCATTAGGAGGGGTAGAATCTTTGTGTGGGCATCCGGCCAGCATGACGCACGCTAGTATTCCGCGCGAAGAACGTTTAAAAGGTGGGCTGAGCGATTCCCTTATTCGACTAAGCGTGGGTATTGAAGATATTGAAGATTTACTTGCTGATTTAGAGCAGGCTCTAGCATAATTCTTTTTAAGTAGTTGTTGGTTGTTCGTTCTTAAGTTTAGTAAATTTTTACTGAGCAACAACTTACTATAAACAATAGTCTCAACTAATTTCGTCGAAGTACTTAACTTATCTTAAGATAATCTTAAAACGGCAAGAGATGCTTACTTAGCTACTCTTGCCGTTTTT
Proteins encoded in this region:
- a CDS encoding cystathionine gamma-synthase; translated protein: MKFGTKTIHAGVFPDPSTGAIMTPIYQTSTYVQRSPGDHKGYEYSRTHNPTRTQLQNALAALENGKHGLCFASGMAAIDALIKLFSPGDEVIATNDLYGGSYRIFTKIFQNYGIKFHFISMSEAGNIEKYINEKTRLIWVETPTNPLLNIIDIKAAAQIAKKHNILLGVDNTFATPYLQTPLDLGADLVMHSLTKYMGGHSDVVMGALIVNDDDLAQRLTFIQNASGGTPGPQDCFLLLRGLKTLHVRMQRHCENGRAVAEYLKNHPKVEKVYWPGFEDHNNHNVARQQMRDFGGMISFVLKGDNMQDAIQTLEKFHYFALAESLGGVESLCGHPASMTHASIPREERLKGGLSDSLIRLSVGIEDIEDLLADLEQALA